The Lagenorhynchus albirostris chromosome 6, mLagAlb1.1, whole genome shotgun sequence genome includes a window with the following:
- the NR4A2 gene encoding nuclear receptor subfamily 4 group A member 2 isoform X4 translates to MDNYSTGYDVKPPCLYQMPLSGQQSSIKVEDIQMHNYQQHSHLPPQSEEMMPHSGSVYYKPSSPPTPTTPGFQVQHSPMWDDPGSLHNFHQNYVATTHMIEQRKTPVSRLSLFSFKQSPPGTPVSSCQMRFDGPLHVPMNPEPASSHHVVDGQTFAVPNPIRKPASMGFPGLQIGHASQLLDTQVPSPPSRGSPSNEGLCAVCGDNAACQHYGVRTCEGCKGFFKRTVQKNAKYVCLANKNCPVDKRRRNRCQYCRFQKCLAVGMVKEVVRTDSLKGRRGRLPSKPKSPQEPSPPSPPVSLISALVRAHVDSNPAMTSLDYSRFQANPDYQMSGDDTQHIQQFYDLLTGSMEIIRGWAEKIPGFADLPKADQDLLFESAFLELFVLRLAYRSNPVEGKLIFCNGVVLHRLQCVRGFGEWIDSIVEFSSNLQNMNIDISAFSCIAALAMVTERHGLKEPKRVEELQNKIVNCLKDHVTFNNGGLNRPNYLSKLLGKLPELRTLCTQGLQRIFYLKLEDLVPPPAIIDKLFLDTLPF, encoded by the exons ATGGACAACTACAGCACAGGCTACGACGTCAAGCCACCTTGCTTGTACCAAATGCCCCTGTCCGGACAGCAGTCCTCCATTAAGGTAGAAGACATTCAGATGCACAACTACCAGCAACACAGCCACCTGCCCCCCCAGTCCGAGGAGATGATGCCGCACTCCGGGTCGGTTTACTACAAGCCCTCCTCTCCCCCGACGCCCACCACCCCGGGCTTCCAGGTGCAGCACAGCCCCATGTGGGACGACCCAGGCTCCCTCCACAACTTCCACCAGAACTACGTGGCCACCACGCACATGATTGAGCAGAGGAAAACGCCGGTCTCCcgcctctccctcttctcctttaaGCAGTCGCCCCCCGGCACCCCCGTGTCTAGCTGCCAGATGCGCTTCGACGGGCCCCTGCACGTCCCCATGAACCCGGAGCCGGCGAGCAGCCACCACGTGGTGGACGGGCAGACCTTCGCTGTGCCCAACCCCATCCGAAAGCCCGCGTCCATGGGCTTCCCCGGCCTGCAGATCGGTCACGCGTCGCAGCTGCTCGACACGCAGGTGCCCTCGCCGCCGTCGCGGGGCTCCCCTTCCAACGAGGGGCTGTGCGCCGTGTGCGGCGACAACGCGGCCTGCCAGCACTACGGCGTGCGCACCTGTGAGGGCTGCAAAGGGTTCTTTAAG CGCACGGTGCAAAAAAACGCGAAATACGTgtgtttagcaaataaaaactgcCCAGTGGACAAGCGGCGCCGGAATCGCTGTCAGTACTGCAGATTTCAGAAGTGCCTGGCTGTTGGGATGGTGAAAGAAG TGGTTCGCACAGACAGTTTAAAAGGCCGGAGAGGTCGTTTACCTTCGAAACCGAAGAGCCCACAGGAGCCCTCTCCCCCCTCGCCCCCGGTGAGTCTGATCAGTGCCCTCGTCAGGGCCCATGTCGACTCCAACCCGGCTATGACCAGCCTGGACTATTCCAGG TTCCAGGCGAACCCTGACTATCAGATGAGTGGAGATGACACCCAGCATATCCAGCAATTCTATGATCTCCTGACTGGCTCCATGGAGATCATCAGGGGCTGGGCGGAGAAGATCCCGGGCTTCGCTGACCTGCCCAAAGCCGACCAGGACCTGCTTTTCGAGTCGGCTTTCCTAGAACTATTTGTGCTGAGATTAGCATACAG GTCCAACCCAGTGGAGGGTAAACTCATCTTTTGCAATGGGGTGGTCTTGCACAGGTTGCAATGCGTTCGTGGCTTTGGGGAATGGATTGATTCCATTGTTGAATTCTCCTCCAACTTGCAGAATATGAACATCGACATTTCTGCCTTCTCCTGCATTGCTGCCCTGGCTATGGTCACAG AGAGACACGGTCTCAAGGAACCCAAGAGAGTGGAGGAGCTGCAAAACAAGATTGTAAATTGTCTCAAAGACCATGTGACTTTCAATAATGGGGGCTTGAACCGCCCCAACTATTTGTCCAAACTGTTGGGGAAGCTTCCAGAACTCCGTACGCTTTGCACGCAGGGGCTACAGCGCATTTTCTACCTGAAACTGGAAGATTTGGTACCACCACCAGCAATAATTGACAAACTTTTCCTGGACACTTTACCTTTCTAA
- the NR4A2 gene encoding nuclear receptor subfamily 4 group A member 2 isoform X1 → MNEERHGELLTMPCVQAQYGSSPQGASPASQSYSYHSSGEYSSDFLTPEFVKFSMDLTNTEITATTSLPSFSTFMDNYSTGYDVKPPCLYQMPLSGQQSSIKVEDIQMHNYQQHSHLPPQSEEMMPHSGSVYYKPSSPPTPTTPGFQVQHSPMWDDPGSLHNFHQNYVATTHMIEQRKTPVSRLSLFSFKQSPPGTPVSSCQMRFDGPLHVPMNPEPASSHHVVDGQTFAVPNPIRKPASMGFPGLQIGHASQLLDTQVPSPPSRGSPSNEGLCAVCGDNAACQHYGVRTCEGCKGFFKRTVQKNAKYVCLANKNCPVDKRRRNRCQYCRFQKCLAVGMVKEVVRTDSLKGRRGRLPSKPKSPQEPSPPSPPVSLISALVRAHVDSNPAMTSLDYSRFQANPDYQMSGDDTQHIQQFYDLLTGSMEIIRGWAEKIPGFADLPKADQDLLFESAFLELFVLRLAYRSNPVEGKLIFCNGVVLHRLQCVRGFGEWIDSIVEFSSNLQNMNIDISAFSCIAALAMVTERHGLKEPKRVEELQNKIVNCLKDHVTFNNGGLNRPNYLSKLLGKLPELRTLCTQGLQRIFYLKLEDLVPPPAIIDKLFLDTLPF, encoded by the exons CCATGCCTTGTGTTCAGGCGCAGTATGGGTCCTCGCCTCAAGGAGCCAGCCCCGCTTCTCAGAGCTACAGTTACCACTCTTCGGGAGAATACAGCTCCGATTTCTTAACTCCAGAGTTTGTCAAGTTTAGCATGGACCTCACCAACACTGAAATCACTGCCACCACTTCTCTCCCCAGCTTCAGTACCTTTATGGACAACTACAGCACAGGCTACGACGTCAAGCCACCTTGCTTGTACCAAATGCCCCTGTCCGGACAGCAGTCCTCCATTAAGGTAGAAGACATTCAGATGCACAACTACCAGCAACACAGCCACCTGCCCCCCCAGTCCGAGGAGATGATGCCGCACTCCGGGTCGGTTTACTACAAGCCCTCCTCTCCCCCGACGCCCACCACCCCGGGCTTCCAGGTGCAGCACAGCCCCATGTGGGACGACCCAGGCTCCCTCCACAACTTCCACCAGAACTACGTGGCCACCACGCACATGATTGAGCAGAGGAAAACGCCGGTCTCCcgcctctccctcttctcctttaaGCAGTCGCCCCCCGGCACCCCCGTGTCTAGCTGCCAGATGCGCTTCGACGGGCCCCTGCACGTCCCCATGAACCCGGAGCCGGCGAGCAGCCACCACGTGGTGGACGGGCAGACCTTCGCTGTGCCCAACCCCATCCGAAAGCCCGCGTCCATGGGCTTCCCCGGCCTGCAGATCGGTCACGCGTCGCAGCTGCTCGACACGCAGGTGCCCTCGCCGCCGTCGCGGGGCTCCCCTTCCAACGAGGGGCTGTGCGCCGTGTGCGGCGACAACGCGGCCTGCCAGCACTACGGCGTGCGCACCTGTGAGGGCTGCAAAGGGTTCTTTAAG CGCACGGTGCAAAAAAACGCGAAATACGTgtgtttagcaaataaaaactgcCCAGTGGACAAGCGGCGCCGGAATCGCTGTCAGTACTGCAGATTTCAGAAGTGCCTGGCTGTTGGGATGGTGAAAGAAG TGGTTCGCACAGACAGTTTAAAAGGCCGGAGAGGTCGTTTACCTTCGAAACCGAAGAGCCCACAGGAGCCCTCTCCCCCCTCGCCCCCGGTGAGTCTGATCAGTGCCCTCGTCAGGGCCCATGTCGACTCCAACCCGGCTATGACCAGCCTGGACTATTCCAGG TTCCAGGCGAACCCTGACTATCAGATGAGTGGAGATGACACCCAGCATATCCAGCAATTCTATGATCTCCTGACTGGCTCCATGGAGATCATCAGGGGCTGGGCGGAGAAGATCCCGGGCTTCGCTGACCTGCCCAAAGCCGACCAGGACCTGCTTTTCGAGTCGGCTTTCCTAGAACTATTTGTGCTGAGATTAGCATACAG GTCCAACCCAGTGGAGGGTAAACTCATCTTTTGCAATGGGGTGGTCTTGCACAGGTTGCAATGCGTTCGTGGCTTTGGGGAATGGATTGATTCCATTGTTGAATTCTCCTCCAACTTGCAGAATATGAACATCGACATTTCTGCCTTCTCCTGCATTGCTGCCCTGGCTATGGTCACAG AGAGACACGGTCTCAAGGAACCCAAGAGAGTGGAGGAGCTGCAAAACAAGATTGTAAATTGTCTCAAAGACCATGTGACTTTCAATAATGGGGGCTTGAACCGCCCCAACTATTTGTCCAAACTGTTGGGGAAGCTTCCAGAACTCCGTACGCTTTGCACGCAGGGGCTACAGCGCATTTTCTACCTGAAACTGGAAGATTTGGTACCACCACCAGCAATAATTGACAAACTTTTCCTGGACACTTTACCTTTCTAA
- the NR4A2 gene encoding nuclear receptor subfamily 4 group A member 2 isoform X2, giving the protein MPCVQAQYGSSPQGASPASQSYSYHSSGEYSSDFLTPEFVKFSMDLTNTEITATTSLPSFSTFMDNYSTGYDVKPPCLYQMPLSGQQSSIKVEDIQMHNYQQHSHLPPQSEEMMPHSGSVYYKPSSPPTPTTPGFQVQHSPMWDDPGSLHNFHQNYVATTHMIEQRKTPVSRLSLFSFKQSPPGTPVSSCQMRFDGPLHVPMNPEPASSHHVVDGQTFAVPNPIRKPASMGFPGLQIGHASQLLDTQVPSPPSRGSPSNEGLCAVCGDNAACQHYGVRTCEGCKGFFKRTVQKNAKYVCLANKNCPVDKRRRNRCQYCRFQKCLAVGMVKEVVRTDSLKGRRGRLPSKPKSPQEPSPPSPPVSLISALVRAHVDSNPAMTSLDYSRFQANPDYQMSGDDTQHIQQFYDLLTGSMEIIRGWAEKIPGFADLPKADQDLLFESAFLELFVLRLAYRSNPVEGKLIFCNGVVLHRLQCVRGFGEWIDSIVEFSSNLQNMNIDISAFSCIAALAMVTERHGLKEPKRVEELQNKIVNCLKDHVTFNNGGLNRPNYLSKLLGKLPELRTLCTQGLQRIFYLKLEDLVPPPAIIDKLFLDTLPF; this is encoded by the exons ATGCCTTGTGTTCAGGCGCAGTATGGGTCCTCGCCTCAAGGAGCCAGCCCCGCTTCTCAGAGCTACAGTTACCACTCTTCGGGAGAATACAGCTCCGATTTCTTAACTCCAGAGTTTGTCAAGTTTAGCATGGACCTCACCAACACTGAAATCACTGCCACCACTTCTCTCCCCAGCTTCAGTACCTTTATGGACAACTACAGCACAGGCTACGACGTCAAGCCACCTTGCTTGTACCAAATGCCCCTGTCCGGACAGCAGTCCTCCATTAAGGTAGAAGACATTCAGATGCACAACTACCAGCAACACAGCCACCTGCCCCCCCAGTCCGAGGAGATGATGCCGCACTCCGGGTCGGTTTACTACAAGCCCTCCTCTCCCCCGACGCCCACCACCCCGGGCTTCCAGGTGCAGCACAGCCCCATGTGGGACGACCCAGGCTCCCTCCACAACTTCCACCAGAACTACGTGGCCACCACGCACATGATTGAGCAGAGGAAAACGCCGGTCTCCcgcctctccctcttctcctttaaGCAGTCGCCCCCCGGCACCCCCGTGTCTAGCTGCCAGATGCGCTTCGACGGGCCCCTGCACGTCCCCATGAACCCGGAGCCGGCGAGCAGCCACCACGTGGTGGACGGGCAGACCTTCGCTGTGCCCAACCCCATCCGAAAGCCCGCGTCCATGGGCTTCCCCGGCCTGCAGATCGGTCACGCGTCGCAGCTGCTCGACACGCAGGTGCCCTCGCCGCCGTCGCGGGGCTCCCCTTCCAACGAGGGGCTGTGCGCCGTGTGCGGCGACAACGCGGCCTGCCAGCACTACGGCGTGCGCACCTGTGAGGGCTGCAAAGGGTTCTTTAAG CGCACGGTGCAAAAAAACGCGAAATACGTgtgtttagcaaataaaaactgcCCAGTGGACAAGCGGCGCCGGAATCGCTGTCAGTACTGCAGATTTCAGAAGTGCCTGGCTGTTGGGATGGTGAAAGAAG TGGTTCGCACAGACAGTTTAAAAGGCCGGAGAGGTCGTTTACCTTCGAAACCGAAGAGCCCACAGGAGCCCTCTCCCCCCTCGCCCCCGGTGAGTCTGATCAGTGCCCTCGTCAGGGCCCATGTCGACTCCAACCCGGCTATGACCAGCCTGGACTATTCCAGG TTCCAGGCGAACCCTGACTATCAGATGAGTGGAGATGACACCCAGCATATCCAGCAATTCTATGATCTCCTGACTGGCTCCATGGAGATCATCAGGGGCTGGGCGGAGAAGATCCCGGGCTTCGCTGACCTGCCCAAAGCCGACCAGGACCTGCTTTTCGAGTCGGCTTTCCTAGAACTATTTGTGCTGAGATTAGCATACAG GTCCAACCCAGTGGAGGGTAAACTCATCTTTTGCAATGGGGTGGTCTTGCACAGGTTGCAATGCGTTCGTGGCTTTGGGGAATGGATTGATTCCATTGTTGAATTCTCCTCCAACTTGCAGAATATGAACATCGACATTTCTGCCTTCTCCTGCATTGCTGCCCTGGCTATGGTCACAG AGAGACACGGTCTCAAGGAACCCAAGAGAGTGGAGGAGCTGCAAAACAAGATTGTAAATTGTCTCAAAGACCATGTGACTTTCAATAATGGGGGCTTGAACCGCCCCAACTATTTGTCCAAACTGTTGGGGAAGCTTCCAGAACTCCGTACGCTTTGCACGCAGGGGCTACAGCGCATTTTCTACCTGAAACTGGAAGATTTGGTACCACCACCAGCAATAATTGACAAACTTTTCCTGGACACTTTACCTTTCTAA
- the NR4A2 gene encoding nuclear receptor subfamily 4 group A member 2 isoform X3, translating into MNEERHGELLTMPCVQAQYGSSPQGASPASQSYSYHSSGEYSSDFLTPEFVKFSMDLTNTEITATTSLPSFSTFMDNYSTGYDVKPPCLYQMPLSGQQSSIKVEDIQMHNYQQHSHLPPQSEEMMPHSGSVYYKPSSPPTPTTPGFQVQHSPMWDDPGSLHNFHQNYVATTHMIEQRKTPVSRLSLFSFKQSPPGTPVSSCQMRFDGPLHVPMNPEPASSHHVVDGQTFAVPNPIRKPASMGFPGLQIGHASQLLDTQVPSPPSRGSPSNEGLCAVCGDNAACQHYGVRTCEGCKGFFKRTVQKNAKYVCLANKNCPVDKRRRNRCQYCRFQKCLAVGMVKEVVRTDSLKGRRGRLPSKPKSPQEPSPPSPPFQANPDYQMSGDDTQHIQQFYDLLTGSMEIIRGWAEKIPGFADLPKADQDLLFESAFLELFVLRLAYRSNPVEGKLIFCNGVVLHRLQCVRGFGEWIDSIVEFSSNLQNMNIDISAFSCIAALAMVTERHGLKEPKRVEELQNKIVNCLKDHVTFNNGGLNRPNYLSKLLGKLPELRTLCTQGLQRIFYLKLEDLVPPPAIIDKLFLDTLPF; encoded by the exons CCATGCCTTGTGTTCAGGCGCAGTATGGGTCCTCGCCTCAAGGAGCCAGCCCCGCTTCTCAGAGCTACAGTTACCACTCTTCGGGAGAATACAGCTCCGATTTCTTAACTCCAGAGTTTGTCAAGTTTAGCATGGACCTCACCAACACTGAAATCACTGCCACCACTTCTCTCCCCAGCTTCAGTACCTTTATGGACAACTACAGCACAGGCTACGACGTCAAGCCACCTTGCTTGTACCAAATGCCCCTGTCCGGACAGCAGTCCTCCATTAAGGTAGAAGACATTCAGATGCACAACTACCAGCAACACAGCCACCTGCCCCCCCAGTCCGAGGAGATGATGCCGCACTCCGGGTCGGTTTACTACAAGCCCTCCTCTCCCCCGACGCCCACCACCCCGGGCTTCCAGGTGCAGCACAGCCCCATGTGGGACGACCCAGGCTCCCTCCACAACTTCCACCAGAACTACGTGGCCACCACGCACATGATTGAGCAGAGGAAAACGCCGGTCTCCcgcctctccctcttctcctttaaGCAGTCGCCCCCCGGCACCCCCGTGTCTAGCTGCCAGATGCGCTTCGACGGGCCCCTGCACGTCCCCATGAACCCGGAGCCGGCGAGCAGCCACCACGTGGTGGACGGGCAGACCTTCGCTGTGCCCAACCCCATCCGAAAGCCCGCGTCCATGGGCTTCCCCGGCCTGCAGATCGGTCACGCGTCGCAGCTGCTCGACACGCAGGTGCCCTCGCCGCCGTCGCGGGGCTCCCCTTCCAACGAGGGGCTGTGCGCCGTGTGCGGCGACAACGCGGCCTGCCAGCACTACGGCGTGCGCACCTGTGAGGGCTGCAAAGGGTTCTTTAAG CGCACGGTGCAAAAAAACGCGAAATACGTgtgtttagcaaataaaaactgcCCAGTGGACAAGCGGCGCCGGAATCGCTGTCAGTACTGCAGATTTCAGAAGTGCCTGGCTGTTGGGATGGTGAAAGAAG TGGTTCGCACAGACAGTTTAAAAGGCCGGAGAGGTCGTTTACCTTCGAAACCGAAGAGCCCACAGGAGCCCTCTCCCCCCTCGCCCCCG TTCCAGGCGAACCCTGACTATCAGATGAGTGGAGATGACACCCAGCATATCCAGCAATTCTATGATCTCCTGACTGGCTCCATGGAGATCATCAGGGGCTGGGCGGAGAAGATCCCGGGCTTCGCTGACCTGCCCAAAGCCGACCAGGACCTGCTTTTCGAGTCGGCTTTCCTAGAACTATTTGTGCTGAGATTAGCATACAG GTCCAACCCAGTGGAGGGTAAACTCATCTTTTGCAATGGGGTGGTCTTGCACAGGTTGCAATGCGTTCGTGGCTTTGGGGAATGGATTGATTCCATTGTTGAATTCTCCTCCAACTTGCAGAATATGAACATCGACATTTCTGCCTTCTCCTGCATTGCTGCCCTGGCTATGGTCACAG AGAGACACGGTCTCAAGGAACCCAAGAGAGTGGAGGAGCTGCAAAACAAGATTGTAAATTGTCTCAAAGACCATGTGACTTTCAATAATGGGGGCTTGAACCGCCCCAACTATTTGTCCAAACTGTTGGGGAAGCTTCCAGAACTCCGTACGCTTTGCACGCAGGGGCTACAGCGCATTTTCTACCTGAAACTGGAAGATTTGGTACCACCACCAGCAATAATTGACAAACTTTTCCTGGACACTTTACCTTTCTAA